The Methanohalophilus portucalensis DNA window TGGGCTTAATCTTCTCGGCATGTGATTCCCATTTTGAGTCTTTGTAAAGTACCGTAGCACCTATTTTTTCCTTATGGATGCAATTGGATGGTTTCAAGATGAATTTTGCAGTACGCTCTACACCGGGGGGGGATATTTCCCAGTTTACTAATTTTTTCCCCATCTAAGTTGAAAAGTGATTCTGAGTAATCCAATACAGCTTCTACATCGGAAACAGTTGAATCAGTGGAATTAGTAACTCTAATTCCAAATTTAATCCTATTATCGGGTAGTATCTGATAGCCACGTTTTATGTTCAGGTTTCCCATCCATTGTCCCCATTCATTATGATAAAATTTGTAAATTAATAAATACATAGCAAATATATTAATTTATTTGTAATAAACATAATTGTTGAAACTTATAAAAAGCAATCACATATTCTTTGATTTTACATATTTAGGTGATTCAAGACCAACATCAACGATAATTCCTTGATTGAGCATTTTTTTTACCAATTCATTTGCTCCTTGATGATTGAGGCCAAATTTCATCTCAATATCATTTAATGTGAAATATTCCGCTTCTTCAATGAACTCATTCATTGATTGATTGAGAGTTTGTCTTTCGGTATCATGTGAATGCCAGAACTTCAAATGGTTTGCAGATTCTGATGTATCATTAAATATCAAAGTATCATTTTTCAATTCATAGAGGAATAGAGACATCCTTTGGTGGATGAAATTTCTTGCAAATACTTTGACACCATCATTCCATTCGTTTGCAATAAGACAGAGGTTTTTGTGTTGTTTTTTACCAACAGCATTGGCCTGAGACTGTACATGTTCAACAAAATCCTGCATTTGTTGTATGGGATAGCAGTACGTTTCAATTGTCAGGATTTTTCTGAACAGATTATCTTTAATTACACCACTTACACTTCTTTTAGTGACATCAATCTTCCAGTTTTTATCTGCAATATAGTCCCCATTAGGTGATATTTCAGGCTGGAATTTTGAATATTTTTCTTCAAGCAAGTTTATGTAATTGTAAAGTTTGGACAGATATTCAGTATCATCTAATTCATCTTTTTCAATCGATATGCCATGAGTTATTCCACAAGATTTTTTAGCAGAATCTAATTCATCTGCATGGCTATCCAGCGAATTCAACTGTTGTTTTCTTTTTGTGTCTTCATATTCCGAATTAAGTTCATCTGTAAGCATTATTCGGTTTCTGAAGCTTGTTGCCAGAGAATCTATTTTTCTTTCAAGTGTGAGTGTATCTACAGTTTCAGCTGTATCCAGAGAAGTCTGCAGAAATTCAAGTAAGCCAGTTGAACTTTTCATGAAACACTCTTCTGCTTCATAAAAGTCGTCCAGGTTGCCTTGTCTGCGATTAAAAGAACTTATGTTTTTATCCTGAAAATCAGCTATCAAATCGCTTGTTTTATTCCTTACCTGGCGAAGTTCTGCAGTTGTGATGGAATCCTGCTTTCGATATGCTTTGTGAATTAAGTGTTCAATATACTCATGCGATTTGTGCAAATTGTCAATCACTAATTTGTGATTTTGCTGCTGCAGCTCTGCCGGAGGTGTCAAATCTGCCATATCGGTAAATCCCCACTTTTCATTATTTATTCAAAATTAAGTTTCATACAGATTGATTTCTATAACTCATAATATCACTGAAAGTACCGGCTTCCCCATTTTTATCAATCTGCTTTTGTGCCTCAATATACCAGTTGTGTATCGAAGGCTTGCGTTTATTGAATATTTCCATGAAATCTCCGGTTTCAATTTTACGTGTTCCTTTACCCTGCAATGCTTCGCTCAGAGGAATGTCTGCTGTTTCTTTGCAAATTGCCGTTATATCTGCACCTGAATATGCATCCGTCATTTGCGCTAAGTAATGTAAATCGATATCTTCTGCAACAGGTCGGTTCTTCAAATTGAGATCCAGGATAGCCTTACGTGCCTGATGATCAGGTTCAGGTATGAATAACAATTTACTGAAACGGCCGGGTCTTCGAAGAGCAGGATCGATAGCCCATGGTTCATTGGTCGCTGCCAGGACAAGCAGGTTTTCCTGTGTTGCATCGATACCATCCATCAGAGTAAGCAACTCATTGACAAGCCTTTTTGCATGTTCTTCGGCTTGACTACGTCTACCAGCTATAGAATCGATTTCATCAAAAAATATGATTGCTTTTTCCGATTCTCTTGCGGTAGCAAATATTTGTTTAATATTTTTCTCCGATGAACCTACCCATTTGCTCACAATACTGCTTGTTTTGACTGTAAAAAAATCCGCATCACACTCTTTTGCTGCGGCTTTTGCCATCATCGTCTTGCCACACCCAGGAGGACCATAAAGTAGGATTCCCTCGCCTGCTTTTTGACCATACATCTGGTACAGTTCTTTGTGAGTGAAAGGATAAATGATGGCTTTTCTTATGTCTTCCTTGACATCTTCCAAACCACCGATATCTTCAAATCCAATATTTGAAGGTTCCTTCATGAGCAGGTCTGATTTGGCCAAACCAGACTCTTCAATATTTCCTTCACCTGTATCGGCACTACCCGCAGTATTTGCACTAACAGTCCTGAAGGATTGGGCTTTTGCAAGCAGGTGCTCTGCAAGGTCACGCTGTGTATTTCTCTCTGTTTTATCAGCAGCAACTTTGGATGCTTCGTTATATAGCCCGGCTGCTTTAAGATAGAGTTCTCTGGCCCTTTTATGATTGTCTGCATTTTCTAGTTTTTTTGCAGCTCTTGCATACCCTCGAGCCTGTGCAGCAAATGAGTTTGAAGATGTCAGTTACCACCCCTCCAATCAATTATTACTGATTCATTCTTTCATTTCAGATTCAAGTTTCTTGGAGAAACTGTCTTCTTCCGTATCTTCACTGCTGAGTTCTGCCAGAAGTTCTGACCGAAGGGAATCCTGTGTCTCAGAAAGTTCAGTACCGCCGGCCATTGCTGCATCCATTGAGGAGGTCATCATATTTGTGGCTGTATTGACTTTATCCATAGATGTACGGATATTTGTAACCGCAGTTTCCAATTTTGTGTTATCAAACCCAAGCTGTTTCTGCCATTGGCCAAGGTTTTGCCCAATTTCAACGACTTCATTGAGACCTGATTCCATTTCTATTACATCAGACATTGATTGGGCCATTTCCACCATGCTGCTTATGGTACTAACCTGCCCTTCGATCATAGAGAACCTGCGTGAAGCAACTCTATATTCCCGGTCGTTTCCATTTGCAAGGGCTTTTTTAGCTTCATTACGAGCCTGGTCTCTCTTTCTGATCAATTCTTTTTCCCGTGTTGTCAATCTCTGTTCAGACATTGATAACTTTGTTTTCAAATCATCTGATGACACTTTCTTGAATGGATTTTTGATTTCCATTATAATTTCTCCTCCATATTGTTCTGTTTAGCAAATCTTATACACAGTTTCAGAGCTTCTGATGTATTGATCGCTATCCCCAACTCAACCAAATTTTCCAAATATTTCTTGCTGTCTTCTGAGACTCTCGCACTTACTGGATATGACTTTCGCATTAGATATTCACCGATACTAAAGTTCGAAACATTCACCATTGTATACAATGGAAAACGTTATATATAAGACTTATTCAATATACTGCTAAAGTACTGGATACAATTTAGGGGTTAATTTAAAATGTCATTCAAGTGGAAAGCAACATCAGATGAGATTGCAAGGGTTATTTCAAAGAAAAACATTGGTGGTATATTTAGTAAATCAATAACAATTTCTCCCAATCAAAAGGCGGCAATAATTAAAAATGGTGTTGTGGAAGAAAGCGTTAGTAGTGGCAAATTACGAGTTGGAGGGTTACTTAAAGGAGAAATCAACAAAGATGTTGATATTGCATTGATGGACATATCTCCCAAAGATCTGCAGTGGGCTAGTAGTGAGATGTGGACTTCTGATAATCAGAAAATTAGCTGTAAAGGCCTTTTGAGATTCAAAATACACGATGAACAGAAATTCTTCCAGATGCTTTTTGCCTATACAACACCCGGAAATAATGGGGAGAGAAAGTTATCTGTACAGGATATATACAATCGTCTTGAAAGTGAAACTATCACACGTGTTCTTCAGCCCGAAATCAGGAACATTGGCATAGAAAACATTTACGGAAATCGGGAGATGCAGCTTCGTTTGGAAAATGAACTGGAGATGCAGCTAAAATCTACCTTCGCAATGTGGGGCCTTGAACTTATACGTTATTCAGTGGAATGGGACCTTGGAACCTATGAACAGGTGATGCAGGCCTCAAATGAGTTGCATACAAATGAGGAACTCAAAGAACTTGAAACATTATCTAAGGAAGGAGATATTGAACGCCAATCACGTGAACAGATTGCACAAACAAGGGCAAATTTTGCTCCAGAATCTGTAATAAGGGATCATGAAAGGAATGAAGGTATAAAACAGGTAAAACATTCGGCTGCTATATCCCAGATAGAGAGTGAATCAGATGCTTTGGAAGCAAAACAGGCAATTGATACATTCAGAGCCTGGAAAGAAACTAAAAAAGATTTGAAAAGAGCAGATCTTGAAATCGAAGAGGACATGGAAGACCGCAGGCATTACCGTGATAAAGATTATCTGAACAATATAATGGATAAAGGTGGTGCGGATACTGCCAAGATAATCGCTCAGGGCAGAGAGTTTGGTTCTATGTCAGCTGAACAGATTGAAGCCCTTGCAAAAATACAGGAAGCTGAGGCTAATAAAAACGATGATCGAATCAAGTTCATGATGGATGTTGAGGACCGGGAACGTGCAGATGCCTACAGGCATAAGGAACTTGATGCAGCAATGATGGGTGCTGCCCAGAATAATGTTTCACCGGGTGCTCGTAAATGTCCAAACTGCGGAAGTGTAATTGCTGCAGAGGCCAATTTCTGTGGTCAATGTGGGTCTAAGATGAAATGAATTTTTATATTATGTCTTTTTTTCAGGAGTAAAATAAAAATATAGAAGACACATCTATGTATAAATTATATGGTAACAAAATATATTGTCTCCAGTTGGGTTTTATATGAAATGGGATGAATTTATTCAACATATGAGTAGAGTAATGTTTATCTTACTCTTTTTTTTCGTATTGACAGGCTTTTTCAGTTCAACTGCATCTGCTGAAAGCGTTACATTTTCAGACATGGGTATATCTTCTCAGTTTACTTCAGGAGATGAGGGTACCACACCAACCGGGACATTTCATATAGATTCAGTAAATCAGCAGGCCGAAATCACTGTAGATACTTATCGTCCTTCTTATGCTTCAATAGTAACAATTTATGTAAATGACGCACCAGTGAAATCTGCATCTGTTAGTGATGAAGAAACAGTTTCGGTTACATTATCATCTGATAATTTGAAAACTGGTGAAAATACCATATTTATTAAAGCAGTTGCAGATTTCGGAAATTTTGACAGTGGAAATGATATGGTTATCTACGGAACTTCAAAAATAACCATATCTGAGGATAATACAAATGCATATGAATCTACTGAAAGCGTTAGTTTTTCAGATATGGGTATATCTTCCCAATTTACTTCAGGAGACGAAGGTACTACACCAACAGGTACATTTCATATTGATTCAGTAAATCAGCAGGCCGAAATCACTGTAGACACTTATCGTCCTTCTTATGCTTCAATAGTAACAATTTATGTAAATGACGCACCAGTGAAATCTGCATCTGTTAGTGATGAAGAAACAGTTTCGGTTACATTATCATCTGATAATTTGAAAACTGGTGAAAATACCATATTTATTAAAGCAGTTGCAGATTTCGGAAATTTTGACAGTGGAAATAATATGGTTATCTACGGAACTTCAAAAATAACCATATCTGAAGAAGTTATTCAAGAAAACGTCGATTCCACTTCTCAATCGGATACAGAGGATTCAGGTGTAGATTCTACCTACACAAATTCTAACTCAAATAAGGATATAACAAATGTTGAATCCTCAAGTTCTGATACAGAAGAAGGGACTGTCGATGATACATCTCAAACTACAAATTCTGAAGAAGAAAGTAAAGATTCGACTACTGGTAGTTCTGAAGTCGAAGATGATACCACTGTTCATAAATCAGAAAATTCAAATACATATGAAGAAAGTAATTCAAACTATATTTATGAAACAGAAAATAAAAATAATGAAAATGAATCAAATGATGGTTTCCCTATTTCTGGGATATTATTCTTAATGTTAATAATCGGTGGGGTTCTTGTTGCTAAAAAGAACAATAATTCTTCTCAAAAAAATAATGATCAAAGTCCCCCAATGAAAGATTCTTTTAATTCCGTAAGTAAATCAGATTCATTTTATGCAGGACAACAAGCTACAGCTGCAACAAAAGAAAAAGGAATTATTATAAAATCGGCGTATAATTACGAAGGCGCAAAAATCATTTATAAACTAAGTATCAAAAATTCTACAACGGATGCAATTAGTGATATAAAAATTTCTCTTTTTGTACCAGATGTATTTCTTATAAATGAGACACACAAATTAATTTCTTTACTAGAACCAAACGATAAAAAAAGTGCCACATTTGAAATAAGACCGACTGGTGAATGTGGAGATTGCAACATTTCGGGTAATATCAATTATTACGACCATAGTCAGAAAAAACGTCAATATATGGATATCGAAACAAAATCTCTCAGTATTGTATGCCCTATGTTGAGAAATAAGGATATAACTAAAACAGAATGGAGAACTGTGATTAATTACTTGGTAAGTACAGAAGAAACAACAAAAGAAATCGATATACCGGCTGAGACACTCTTAGACATGGTATCGCGGATTGTTGAAGATATGAATATGTTCATGCTTGAACCAGAAATAAGTTCCACTCCAAATATGTTCAATGGTGTTGCAAGATTCTATGCTGAAGGAGTGAAAGACCTGAAATATGCTGCACAGATAGAGGTCGTGGGTGGTTCTAAGAAATCCAAACTCATCTTGAAAGCCTGGGCTGAAAAAGAGGAAGCATTAACAGGTTTCTATCATGGTATTTTAGATGAACTTGAAAAGCGTACTCAAATAAAAGGAAGTATCAACGAAAACATCATTCAGAACTATTACCATTATGGAGATAAAGTTGATACAAAAATAAATGATTCACTTATACAAAGATCATT harbors:
- a CDS encoding SPFH domain-containing protein; translated protein: MSFKWKATSDEIARVISKKNIGGIFSKSITISPNQKAAIIKNGVVEESVSSGKLRVGGLLKGEINKDVDIALMDISPKDLQWASSEMWTSDNQKISCKGLLRFKIHDEQKFFQMLFAYTTPGNNGERKLSVQDIYNRLESETITRVLQPEIRNIGIENIYGNREMQLRLENELEMQLKSTFAMWGLELIRYSVEWDLGTYEQVMQASNELHTNEELKELETLSKEGDIERQSREQIAQTRANFAPESVIRDHERNEGIKQVKHSAAISQIESESDALEAKQAIDTFRAWKETKKDLKRADLEIEEDMEDRRHYRDKDYLNNIMDKGGADTAKIIAQGREFGSMSAEQIEALAKIQEAEANKNDDRIKFMMDVEDRERADAYRHKELDAAMMGAAQNNVSPGARKCPNCGSVIAAEANFCGQCGSKMK
- a CDS encoding MarR family transcriptional regulator: MADLTPPAELQQQNHKLVIDNLHKSHEYIEHLIHKAYRKQDSITTAELRQVRNKTSDLIADFQDKNISSFNRRQGNLDDFYEAEECFMKSSTGLLEFLQTSLDTAETVDTLTLERKIDSLATSFRNRIMLTDELNSEYEDTKRKQQLNSLDSHADELDSAKKSCGITHGISIEKDELDDTEYLSKLYNYINLLEEKYSKFQPEISPNGDYIADKNWKIDVTKRSVSGVIKDNLFRKILTIETYCYPIQQMQDFVEHVQSQANAVGKKQHKNLCLIANEWNDGVKVFARNFIHQRMSLFLYELKNDTLIFNDTSESANHLKFWHSHDTERQTLNQSMNEFIEEAEYFTLNDIEMKFGLNHQGANELVKKMLNQGIIVDVGLESPKYVKSKNM
- a CDS encoding ATP-binding protein; this translates as MAKSDLLMKEPSNIGFEDIGGLEDVKEDIRKAIIYPFTHKELYQMYGQKAGEGILLYGPPGCGKTMMAKAAAKECDADFFTVKTSSIVSKWVGSSEKNIKQIFATARESEKAIIFFDEIDSIAGRRSQAEEHAKRLVNELLTLMDGIDATQENLLVLAATNEPWAIDPALRRPGRFSKLLFIPEPDHQARKAILDLNLKNRPVAEDIDLHYLAQMTDAYSGADITAICKETADIPLSEALQGKGTRKIETGDFMEIFNKRKPSIHNWYIEAQKQIDKNGEAGTFSDIMSYRNQSV